From the genome of Thunnus thynnus chromosome 1, fThuThy2.1, whole genome shotgun sequence, one region includes:
- the LOC137188168 gene encoding uncharacterized protein isoform X1: MFYEELQTTSTPPTVKMDQRGDGFHNRGNRLQFLPQFIPSGDFSPANHVRGGILAWLEFLEDLGILDGGFGAGLNVLQHQHAADNHDNIGNNSVEDNVGNGDNNVAVEDAGMEDNQDMPEEDPLPGGSRRRSREEDEDIEERSSKRFRWWDEFADSDSEGDDDVDCTGINLVQDPGADMEVNQHVSEEDSLPNGSTKRSREDDEEEDERGSRKSRRCDEFADSSYDCWSRHDYSDSSGSGDLSEDAVEEEDPLPGGSRKRSREEDADEDGRAGKLLRR; the protein is encoded by the exons atgttttatgaagagctgcagacaaccagcacacctccaacag TCAAAATGGACCAAAGAGGAGATGGATTCCACAACCGTGGTAATC GCCTACAGTTTCTCCCCCAATTTATCCCAAGCGGAGATTTTTCACCAGCCAATCACGTTCGGGGTGGAATCTTAGCTTGGCTGGAATTTCTGGAGGATCTTGGAATCCTGGATGGAGGCTTTGGTGCGGGGCTGAACGTGTTGCAGCACCAACATGCGGCTGACAACCATGACAACATCGGCAACAACAGTGTTGAGGACAATGTTGGCAACGGTGACAACAATGTTGCAGTTGAAGACGCTGGCATGGAAGACAACCAGGACATGCCAGAGGAAGACCCCCTGCCTGGAGGATCCAGGAGGAGGTCAAGAGAGGAGGACGAAGACATCgaagagagaagcagcaaaCGATTCCGTTGGTGGGACGAGTTTGCTGACAGCGACTCCGAAGGCGATGATGATGTGGACTGCACTGGAATTAATCTAGTCCAAGATCCTGGTGCTGACATGGAAGTCAACCAGCATGTCAGCGAGGAAGACTCACTGCCAAATGGATCAACGAAGAGGTCCAGagaggatgatgaggaagaggatgagcGAGGCAGCCGAAAATCCAGACGGTGTGATGAGTTTGCTGACAGCAGCTATGATTGCTGGTCTCGCCATGATTACTCTGACAGTAGTGGCAGTGGTGATCTTTCTGAGGATGCAGTGGAAGAGGAAGACCCACTGCCTGGAGGATCAAGGAAGAGGTCCAGAGAAGAGGATGCAGATGAAGATGGGAGGGCTGGCAAACTACTGAGGCGTTAA
- the LOC137188168 gene encoding uncharacterized protein isoform X2, with protein MDQRGDGFHNRGNRLQFLPQFIPSGDFSPANHVRGGILAWLEFLEDLGILDGGFGAGLNVLQHQHAADNHDNIGNNSVEDNVGNGDNNVAVEDAGMEDNQDMPEEDPLPGGSRRRSREEDEDIEERSSKRFRWWDEFADSDSEGDDDVDCTGINLVQDPGADMEVNQHVSEEDSLPNGSTKRSREDDEEEDERGSRKSRRCDEFADSSYDCWSRHDYSDSSGSGDLSEDAVEEEDPLPGGSRKRSREEDADEDGRAGKLLRR; from the exons ATGGACCAAAGAGGAGATGGATTCCACAACCGTGGTAATC GCCTACAGTTTCTCCCCCAATTTATCCCAAGCGGAGATTTTTCACCAGCCAATCACGTTCGGGGTGGAATCTTAGCTTGGCTGGAATTTCTGGAGGATCTTGGAATCCTGGATGGAGGCTTTGGTGCGGGGCTGAACGTGTTGCAGCACCAACATGCGGCTGACAACCATGACAACATCGGCAACAACAGTGTTGAGGACAATGTTGGCAACGGTGACAACAATGTTGCAGTTGAAGACGCTGGCATGGAAGACAACCAGGACATGCCAGAGGAAGACCCCCTGCCTGGAGGATCCAGGAGGAGGTCAAGAGAGGAGGACGAAGACATCgaagagagaagcagcaaaCGATTCCGTTGGTGGGACGAGTTTGCTGACAGCGACTCCGAAGGCGATGATGATGTGGACTGCACTGGAATTAATCTAGTCCAAGATCCTGGTGCTGACATGGAAGTCAACCAGCATGTCAGCGAGGAAGACTCACTGCCAAATGGATCAACGAAGAGGTCCAGagaggatgatgaggaagaggatgagcGAGGCAGCCGAAAATCCAGACGGTGTGATGAGTTTGCTGACAGCAGCTATGATTGCTGGTCTCGCCATGATTACTCTGACAGTAGTGGCAGTGGTGATCTTTCTGAGGATGCAGTGGAAGAGGAAGACCCACTGCCTGGAGGATCAAGGAAGAGGTCCAGAGAAGAGGATGCAGATGAAGATGGGAGGGCTGGCAAACTACTGAGGCGTTAA